From Halobacillus sp. Marseille-Q1614, the proteins below share one genomic window:
- a CDS encoding YveK family protein has product MKEMDIKTIFRILKRRMAVILITTICISLISGAAVFYFLKPTYEATEYILVGNLGNDEEVYIDPQTINRLVASTVDFITSPIVLESVQAKMNLSQEELEEKITIKNKENSQIISIVIRDADPNQSMELAHLLAAASVEEMKGSLEMEHITLLSKNEGTNKVEEVGNPVVNVLIGTMAGLFCGIAMAMVREHWDDSVQSLDQIEQELGLPVLGEVAATKDKLPKIYQKRFTEAKGNVKKGGGVRAESH; this is encoded by the coding sequence ATGAAGGAGATGGATATCAAAACCATCTTCCGTATCCTCAAACGGCGGATGGCTGTCATTCTAATCACCACAATCTGCATTTCTCTCATCAGTGGAGCCGCAGTGTTTTATTTCTTAAAACCCACGTATGAAGCGACGGAATATATTCTCGTAGGAAACCTGGGAAATGATGAAGAGGTCTACATCGATCCCCAAACTATTAACAGGCTGGTGGCTTCGACCGTTGATTTTATTACAAGTCCGATCGTATTGGAATCTGTGCAGGCCAAAATGAACCTTAGCCAGGAAGAGCTGGAAGAAAAAATCACGATAAAAAATAAGGAAAATTCACAGATCATTTCTATTGTGATCCGGGATGCTGATCCGAATCAATCCATGGAGCTTGCTCATCTCCTGGCGGCCGCTTCCGTAGAAGAGATGAAAGGGTCCTTGGAAATGGAACATATAACATTGCTCAGTAAAAATGAAGGAACAAACAAGGTGGAAGAAGTGGGGAATCCCGTAGTGAATGTGTTGATCGGAACAATGGCCGGATTATTTTGTGGGATCGCAATGGCGATGGTAAGAGAACACTGGGATGACTCCGTACAGAGCTTGGATCAAATTGAACAGGAGCTGGGATTGCCAGTGCTTGGAGAAGTAGCAGCCACTAAAGACAAGCTGCCGAAAATCTACCAGAAACGTTTTACAGAGGCAAAAGGAAATGTGAAAAAAGGAGGCGGCGTCCGTGCTGAGTCCCATTGA
- a CDS encoding lipopolysaccharide biosynthesis protein yields MKKNRNSVGKNIFHLFYSTAFASILNAASLIVLASFISTDDYGRFSVVLAFAMIMAYLTEAGLNQIVLREGAKKEAPISLIMASYIKLRLVLTLGALVIGFLLIHWIYAGDMELITLSYCLILPLVTGVSMQSISITYFQMQEKMQYCGFIRIVSAGLLITVILVGKGFNIAPMIVFFLYGSAYFASGCFGLYLTVKTLSLSMGSPFYKGLRKHWGPFMVTGLLFIFLPQIGPIVLEQTLTWKEVGYFAVAYRIPQALQQLPFIIAGAFYPVLFRLFQAGDHQQHVRMSISQVKLMALAGMLAAIPFYHLSDFVIAVLFGERWMEAAFLLKVLSLVMVFQGVSIALGDGLTTKALQSRRMIIQAIAVASGVLFYTIFSEYYSLTGAVTAGVLIEVVLLLGFLFCHPDRAVLVRRGVLPYLVYFFISLLAIELFLSSLPFLAGSVHFLLVLSLAGLDKEWREKSLGIWKKSVLYKRKSKIRKEAHDGAS; encoded by the coding sequence ATGAAGAAGAATAGAAATTCCGTGGGGAAGAATATTTTTCATTTATTCTACAGCACCGCATTTGCCAGCATCCTAAATGCGGCCTCATTGATTGTTCTCGCCTCTTTTATAAGTACAGATGACTACGGCAGATTCAGTGTAGTCCTTGCCTTTGCTATGATTATGGCTTATTTGACCGAAGCCGGCTTAAACCAGATCGTGCTTCGGGAAGGGGCGAAGAAAGAAGCTCCTATATCCTTAATTATGGCATCTTATATAAAACTCCGCCTCGTATTGACGCTGGGGGCGCTGGTGATTGGATTCCTTCTTATTCATTGGATTTACGCCGGTGACATGGAATTGATCACCCTTTCCTATTGCCTGATCCTTCCGCTCGTTACCGGGGTATCCATGCAGAGCATCAGCATTACTTATTTTCAGATGCAGGAGAAAATGCAATATTGCGGATTCATACGAATCGTCTCTGCAGGGCTGCTGATCACCGTTATTTTAGTTGGGAAAGGGTTTAACATAGCTCCCATGATCGTATTTTTCTTATATGGATCGGCTTATTTTGCGTCCGGATGTTTTGGCCTATACTTAACCGTTAAAACCTTGTCCCTTTCCATGGGATCGCCTTTTTATAAAGGACTCCGTAAGCACTGGGGGCCTTTTATGGTGACCGGATTATTATTTATCTTCCTGCCGCAGATCGGTCCGATTGTGTTAGAGCAGACACTGACATGGAAGGAAGTCGGTTATTTCGCCGTAGCCTACAGGATTCCTCAGGCTTTGCAGCAGCTGCCCTTTATCATCGCCGGCGCCTTTTATCCTGTTTTATTCCGTCTATTCCAGGCGGGAGACCATCAGCAGCATGTAAGGATGAGTATCTCCCAGGTGAAATTGATGGCACTTGCCGGCATGCTGGCTGCCATCCCTTTTTATCATCTTTCTGATTTTGTTATCGCGGTTTTATTTGGGGAGAGGTGGATGGAAGCAGCCTTTTTACTGAAGGTATTGTCCTTGGTCATGGTTTTTCAGGGAGTGAGCATTGCCCTGGGGGATGGATTAACGACGAAGGCGCTCCAGTCGCGGAGAATGATCATTCAGGCCATTGCTGTGGCATCTGGAGTGCTTTTTTATACCATCTTCAGTGAATATTACAGCTTAACAGGAGCAGTGACAGCAGGAGTTCTCATTGAAGTGGTCCTATTACTCGGGTTCTTGTTCTGTCATCCAGACCGGGCCGTTCTCGTAAGAAGAGGCGTCCTCCCCTACCTGGTTTACTTTTTTATCAGTCTTTTGGCCATAGAACTGTTCTTATCCTCCCTTCCGTTTCTTGCCGGCAGTGTCCATTTTCTCCTGGTTCTTTCCCTTGCCGGGCTTGATAAGGAATGGAGGGAAAAAAGCCTCGGGATTTGGAAAAAGTCTGTCCTGTATAAACGGAAGTCGAAAATAAGAAAGGAGGCACACGATGGGGCATCCTGA
- a CDS encoding O-antigen ligase: protein MGHPDASAVPRSSLILFLLLFSVMLGKYHIYIGFAFKPYMMYLGILVVVLAASFRFQKLQGFEVMLLFFYLVYVFSGAFSLYASSSLRVMLGIFLYVTFYIIMKGILQMFQKSELENGLANAGLLFNVGSLFLYVWGIKSNGFSLLGDGVIRYGVWFDRDYPRLIGLIEDPNYFVFYNTIFFTFYLCNRDSRKNKIGLLLCLITSVLTFSRGGLLILMVIFMVYFFLNKPANQWRLFLSTSFFLGLIVMVGQAMSFRVMDILQNRFEDFSNDGGSGRFELWGRAWEFFLSNPLFGIGASNFADYNAFHYGDDLVVHNTFLEVLTESGIIGLFVYGLFVFTVLYQIFQAKFHQKHPFLFLTFLGCMFQMMFLSLIVNDMFLLFLAVLSTYFSYERETGKDKENPLIVKEAG from the coding sequence ATGGGGCATCCTGATGCATCTGCCGTACCGCGCAGCAGCCTGATCCTGTTTCTCTTGCTGTTTTCCGTTATGCTTGGCAAATATCATATTTATATCGGCTTTGCGTTCAAACCATATATGATGTATCTCGGCATCCTTGTTGTGGTACTGGCGGCTTCCTTCCGATTTCAAAAGCTGCAGGGCTTTGAAGTGATGCTTCTCTTTTTCTATCTGGTGTATGTGTTTTCCGGGGCTTTTTCCCTGTATGCTTCCTCCAGTTTGAGAGTGATGCTTGGCATTTTTCTCTATGTAACCTTCTATATCATCATGAAGGGGATCCTCCAGATGTTCCAGAAGAGCGAACTGGAAAACGGGCTGGCCAATGCAGGCCTTCTCTTTAATGTAGGAAGTCTTTTCCTTTATGTATGGGGGATTAAAAGCAATGGATTTTCCTTGCTGGGAGACGGGGTGATCCGATATGGCGTTTGGTTTGACCGTGATTACCCCAGATTGATCGGCTTGATCGAAGATCCGAACTATTTTGTCTTTTATAATACGATTTTTTTTACGTTCTATCTATGTAACCGTGACTCAAGGAAAAATAAAATCGGTCTCTTGTTGTGTCTCATTACGAGTGTACTCACGTTCTCCAGGGGCGGATTATTGATTCTTATGGTCATTTTTATGGTTTACTTTTTCCTTAACAAACCTGCTAACCAATGGAGGTTATTTTTATCCACCTCTTTCTTCCTGGGTCTCATCGTGATGGTCGGACAAGCGATGAGTTTTCGTGTGATGGATATCCTGCAGAACAGGTTTGAGGACTTTTCCAATGATGGAGGCAGCGGAAGGTTTGAGCTGTGGGGAAGAGCGTGGGAATTCTTCTTATCCAATCCCTTATTTGGAATTGGGGCAAGCAACTTCGCCGATTACAACGCCTTTCATTATGGGGATGATCTTGTGGTTCATAATACGTTCCTTGAGGTATTGACCGAATCGGGGATCATCGGACTGTTTGTCTATGGATTGTTTGTGTTTACCGTGCTTTATCAAATCTTCCAGGCGAAGTTCCACCAGAAGCATCCATTTCTGTTTTTAACTTTTCTTGGATGTATGTTTCAGATGATGTTCTTATCCTTGATTGTGAATGACATGTTCTTATTATTTCTAGCCGTCCTGTCTACTTATTTTTCCTATGAGAGAGAAACAGGCAAGGACAAGGAAAACCCACTCATTGTAAAGGAGGCAGGATAG
- a CDS encoding glycosyltransferase family 4 protein translates to MNVLMLTDKLTMGGAENYFIKLENKMTGTGFHLYTAAGGGELTDHIVNKRHYMKLSRKNHLLNLWLLTRYINKRDIDVIHANSLRMAFYAGCLRKLAWKRKMKIVYTKHNVTALEKFPRLFSLWMNREVTGIITVSEYERRVLLQYGVKKEKVTTVYNGVDVEKFPFTEKPLPEVFKVGILARLSPEKNHSLFLDIAASMKAEKDLHFYIAGEGPERENIQSKIQTLELSERVTLLGEVQEPDKFLQSMDALLLTSEREVFPMVILEAMATGTPVVTINRGGISEAITDGETGMLVDDHCFKAFQEKILSLKSDGELRKRIIDAARQKVERDFTSHHMVTHTFSHY, encoded by the coding sequence ATGAATGTTTTGATGCTGACGGATAAATTGACCATGGGGGGAGCTGAAAATTATTTCATCAAACTCGAAAACAAAATGACCGGCACCGGCTTTCATCTTTATACAGCTGCTGGCGGAGGAGAGCTTACAGATCACATCGTCAACAAGCGTCATTATATGAAATTATCCAGGAAGAATCACCTTCTCAATTTGTGGCTCCTCACCCGGTATATAAATAAGCGGGACATTGATGTCATTCATGCAAACAGCCTGCGAATGGCCTTTTATGCCGGCTGCTTAAGGAAGCTTGCCTGGAAACGGAAGATGAAAATCGTCTATACGAAGCATAATGTCACGGCTCTTGAAAAATTCCCAAGATTATTTTCATTATGGATGAATCGTGAGGTCACAGGGATCATTACGGTAAGTGAGTACGAGAGAAGAGTGCTTTTACAATATGGCGTTAAGAAAGAGAAAGTAACCACTGTGTACAATGGAGTTGATGTAGAAAAGTTTCCTTTCACCGAAAAGCCTCTGCCTGAGGTATTTAAGGTTGGTATCCTGGCACGTTTATCTCCAGAAAAAAATCACAGCTTGTTTTTAGATATCGCCGCCTCCATGAAGGCGGAAAAAGATTTACATTTTTATATCGCCGGAGAAGGACCCGAACGTGAGAATATCCAGTCCAAGATCCAAACGTTAGAGCTCAGCGAACGGGTAACCTTACTTGGGGAAGTCCAAGAACCCGACAAGTTTCTCCAATCGATGGATGCCCTCCTGCTTACCTCTGAGAGGGAAGTGTTTCCGATGGTCATCCTTGAGGCTATGGCGACAGGCACTCCTGTCGTAACGATAAACAGGGGAGGAATATCCGAAGCCATCACTGACGGCGAGACGGGAATGCTGGTCGATGATCATTGCTTCAAAGCTTTTCAGGAAAAAATACTCTCTTTGAAATCTGACGGGGAATTAAGGAAGAGAATCATTGATGCTGCCCGTCAGAAAGTTGAAAGGGATTTTACTTCCCATCATATGGTTACGCATACCTTCAGCCATTATTGA
- a CDS encoding ZIP family metal transporter produces the protein MEIEILTMVLCALATGVGAFPVLLIRRISHRQMDMILAFTAGIMVSASTYGLIPTSLKLTNLYVLTCGVLLGALLLNVLEYFIPHEDIDHKRTGNMLPRQSLMMVIAMTLHNIPEGLSVGASLASEVENLGLVVALSMGLQNAPEGFLVALFLVNQKVNKFFAVLLATFTGMIELLSSLLGFQLIHAALFLVPYGLAFAAGAMLFIVYKELIPETHGHGYERSATFSFLIGLLSMIGLVEWFR, from the coding sequence ATGGAAATCGAGATTCTGACTATGGTGTTATGTGCCCTGGCCACAGGGGTTGGAGCTTTCCCGGTTCTGCTCATTCGTCGTATTTCTCACAGGCAGATGGATATGATTCTTGCTTTTACAGCAGGCATCATGGTTTCGGCCTCTACCTATGGATTGATCCCTACGTCTTTAAAATTAACGAATTTATATGTATTAACCTGTGGAGTTTTATTAGGAGCTCTCCTTCTCAATGTACTGGAATATTTCATACCCCATGAGGATATTGATCATAAACGGACGGGAAATATGCTGCCCCGCCAATCGTTAATGATGGTGATCGCGATGACCCTGCACAACATTCCCGAAGGATTATCCGTGGGAGCAAGTCTTGCGAGTGAAGTAGAAAATCTTGGTTTAGTTGTGGCTTTATCCATGGGGCTGCAAAATGCACCGGAAGGATTTCTTGTCGCTTTATTTCTGGTTAACCAAAAAGTGAACAAATTCTTCGCTGTGTTATTAGCGACCTTTACAGGAATGATTGAATTACTATCAAGCCTGCTCGGGTTTCAATTAATACATGCAGCGTTGTTTCTCGTTCCCTATGGACTGGCTTTTGCCGCAGGAGCGATGCTGTTTATTGTTTATAAAGAGCTGATTCCTGAAACTCATGGTCATGGGTATGAACGATCGGCCACTTTTTCTTTTCTTATAGGACTCTTAAGCATGATTGGGCTTGTCGAATGGTTTCGTTAA
- a CDS encoding LacI family DNA-binding transcriptional regulator, with the protein MPTISDVAKLSGLSKATVSRVINNHPYIAKEKRERVEKAMKELGYVPNPSARRLRGSLTSTIGVIVPRIVNPFFSYLVNAIEQAAFKNNYQVLIFQSNENKDKEIYFLNLLKNRQVDGIVMTSIENDWDVIEPYTQYGPIVLCNEYLNKSNVPMVRLDQVKGAYIGTKHLIDKGHTKIAYCTGGLFAEDGKDKDRNKGYQQALEEAGLTLNPNWIFINKHTTEDGKKVMKQMMAMNDKPTAIFTGSDEIAAGVIIEAKEHGLKVPEDIAVIGFDDQPAAEMMEPKLTTIRQPINDLGEKSVEQLISLMNHKEAAVENVELPVELLVRDST; encoded by the coding sequence GTGCCGACGATTTCAGATGTTGCCAAGCTGTCCGGGCTGTCTAAAGCCACAGTTTCGCGGGTAATTAACAATCATCCTTATATTGCTAAAGAGAAAAGAGAACGTGTGGAGAAGGCGATGAAAGAGCTTGGCTATGTGCCGAATCCTTCAGCAAGAAGGCTGCGGGGATCACTGACGAGCACGATTGGCGTGATTGTCCCGAGAATCGTCAATCCCTTTTTCTCTTATTTGGTCAATGCTATTGAACAGGCAGCTTTTAAAAATAATTATCAGGTGCTTATTTTTCAAAGCAATGAAAACAAAGATAAAGAAATCTACTTTTTAAATCTGTTAAAGAACCGGCAGGTCGATGGGATCGTTATGACGTCCATCGAAAATGACTGGGATGTGATTGAACCCTATACACAGTACGGTCCGATCGTGCTGTGTAATGAATATCTCAATAAATCAAATGTTCCTATGGTCAGGCTGGATCAGGTGAAGGGAGCCTATATAGGGACCAAGCATTTGATTGATAAGGGGCATACGAAGATTGCCTATTGTACGGGCGGTCTGTTTGCGGAGGACGGAAAGGATAAAGATCGTAATAAGGGTTACCAGCAGGCATTAGAAGAAGCGGGGCTTACGCTTAATCCAAATTGGATTTTTATTAATAAGCATACAACCGAAGATGGCAAAAAAGTGATGAAGCAAATGATGGCGATGAATGACAAGCCTACTGCTATTTTCACAGGCAGTGACGAGATCGCTGCAGGTGTCATCATCGAGGCGAAGGAGCATGGTCTTAAGGTGCCGGAAGATATCGCTGTGATTGGATTTGATGATCAGCCGGCCGCTGAAATGATGGAGCCTAAGCTGACAACGATCCGTCAGCCGATTAATGACCTTGGTGAGAAGTCCGTCGAGCAGTTAATCTCGCTGATGAACCATAAGGAAGCAGCTGTTGAGAATGTTGAATTACCCGTGGAATTGCTGGTAAGAGATTCAACCTGA
- a CDS encoding ABC transporter substrate-binding protein, which translates to MKKILLAVLVSCLGLAGCSFSSGSGAGSEDQVTIEIYQGKVEFKDQFESLAEEYEKENPDVNIKITSVGGGNDYAGTLKTRFASGDEPEIFSIAGPTEAANYEEYLTDLSDTSAADAALEGTLEPVTKDGEVHGLPFNQEGYGLIYNKRIFEEAGIDPDEIKSYEDLEGAVEELDSQKEDLGIKAVFAFPAKEKWVPGNHLSNVFMAPEFDQKVLNAFESESVEFEKGKEFQRMVDLQNEYSIQPVLTLDYSQQVEQYFSLQETAIIQQGNWIYPSVEQMDPEFASENMGILPIPVEGHEGKMPVGIPNYWAVNKNSDEETIQASKDFIDWMYTSETGKEAVLKDFKFIPAYEGFDTAEISDPLSQEIYKYASEGNTIGWVFLGYPGTWGDDVGGYIQQYVSGDITWEEVENRAISKWEEYRQE; encoded by the coding sequence ATGAAGAAGATTTTATTGGCCGTTTTAGTTTCTTGTTTAGGGTTAGCAGGCTGTTCGTTTTCCTCCGGATCAGGTGCAGGGTCTGAAGATCAGGTCACGATTGAAATCTATCAGGGAAAAGTGGAGTTTAAAGATCAATTTGAAAGTCTCGCAGAAGAGTATGAAAAAGAAAATCCGGATGTAAATATTAAGATCACAAGCGTCGGCGGCGGTAATGATTATGCCGGGACATTAAAAACGCGATTTGCTTCAGGTGATGAACCTGAGATCTTTAGTATTGCCGGACCTACAGAAGCGGCCAACTACGAAGAATATCTCACTGATTTGTCGGATACAAGCGCTGCTGATGCTGCCCTTGAAGGCACATTAGAGCCTGTGACGAAGGACGGGGAAGTTCATGGCCTTCCTTTTAACCAGGAAGGGTATGGCTTGATTTATAATAAGAGGATTTTTGAAGAGGCAGGAATTGATCCTGATGAAATTAAGTCTTATGAAGATTTAGAAGGGGCTGTTGAGGAATTGGACAGCCAAAAAGAAGACTTAGGGATAAAGGCGGTCTTTGCCTTCCCTGCGAAAGAGAAGTGGGTGCCGGGCAACCACCTGTCGAATGTCTTTATGGCGCCTGAATTTGATCAGAAAGTATTAAATGCTTTTGAGTCAGAGAGCGTGGAGTTTGAAAAAGGAAAAGAATTTCAAAGAATGGTAGATTTGCAAAACGAATATTCCATTCAGCCTGTATTGACGCTTGATTACTCCCAGCAGGTGGAGCAGTATTTCTCTTTGCAGGAAACAGCCATTATTCAGCAGGGGAACTGGATTTATCCATCGGTTGAGCAAATGGATCCTGAATTCGCGAGTGAAAACATGGGCATCCTGCCAATTCCGGTGGAAGGTCATGAAGGGAAGATGCCTGTAGGGATTCCTAATTACTGGGCCGTTAATAAGAATAGTGATGAAGAGACGATTCAGGCCTCTAAAGACTTTATTGATTGGATGTACACTTCAGAAACAGGGAAAGAAGCCGTCTTAAAAGACTTTAAATTCATTCCGGCCTATGAAGGCTTTGATACAGCCGAGATCTCAGATCCATTATCTCAGGAAATTTACAAATATGCCTCTGAAGGTAATACGATCGGCTGGGTATTTCTTGGCTACCCAGGGACATGGGGTGATGATGTAGGCGGCTACATCCAGCAGTATGTAAGCGGCGATATCACTTGGGAAGAAGTAGAAAACCGAGCGATCAGCAAATGGGAAGAATACAGGCAGGAATAA
- a CDS encoding carbohydrate ABC transporter permease, translating into MSNRTLSFWLFLSPVLLGLGIVVVIPFIYGFIYSFTDWNGLAAGEFLGLQNYLNLFQEKEFLNAIWFTTKFAAAAVVLLNLFGLALALIVTRNIKSNNLLRTIFFMPNLIGGLILGFIWQFIFISVFGDIGNLTGIEGFNGWLSTANTGFWGIVILTCWQMAGYIMIIYIAYLENIPKDLIEAAKIDGASAFQRFKNITFPLVAPAFTISMFLTLSMSFKIYDQNLSLTNGGPASQTQMVAMDIVNTAFSDNDMAYAQAKAVIFFLIVSVVALTQVYYNKKREVEM; encoded by the coding sequence ATGAGTAATCGAACCCTCTCGTTTTGGTTGTTTCTTTCTCCCGTCCTTTTAGGTTTAGGAATTGTCGTAGTCATTCCTTTCATCTATGGTTTTATTTATTCCTTCACCGACTGGAATGGATTGGCCGCTGGAGAATTCTTAGGATTGCAAAACTATTTGAATTTATTTCAGGAAAAAGAGTTTCTAAACGCGATTTGGTTTACGACAAAGTTTGCTGCCGCAGCCGTTGTTTTACTCAACCTATTCGGACTGGCTCTTGCTTTAATTGTGACTCGTAACATTAAATCCAATAACCTGCTGCGGACGATTTTCTTTATGCCGAACTTAATTGGCGGACTTATCTTAGGTTTCATCTGGCAGTTTATTTTTATCAGCGTGTTTGGCGATATTGGGAACCTGACAGGGATCGAAGGGTTTAACGGCTGGCTGTCTACAGCGAACACCGGTTTCTGGGGCATCGTTATTTTAACATGCTGGCAGATGGCGGGATATATCATGATTATTTATATCGCGTACTTAGAAAATATTCCAAAAGACTTAATCGAGGCGGCTAAAATTGATGGCGCCAGTGCTTTCCAGCGGTTTAAAAACATTACATTCCCTCTTGTAGCGCCCGCTTTTACGATCAGCATGTTCTTAACGCTGTCGATGTCTTTTAAAATCTATGACCAGAACTTATCTCTTACCAATGGCGGCCCAGCCAGCCAGACGCAGATGGTGGCGATGGATATCGTAAATACGGCCTTCTCAGATAATGACATGGCCTACGCCCAGGCAAAAGCTGTCATCTTCTTTTTGATTGTATCTGTTGTAGCGTTAACACAAGTTTATTACAACAAGAAGCGGGAGGTGGAGATGTAA
- a CDS encoding carbohydrate ABC transporter permease has protein sequence MKKNNEKRNLVSVEVLGIILGLLWIAPFYLMIVNAFKTKRDIFTGVLGLPKEWSIQNFVEAFIDLEFLKSLFNSVLITVLSVAVIIIFSAMAGYALQRNKSRLSGFMFFVFVAAMLIPFQSVMIPLIALFGQANMLNAGGLIFMYLGFGCSLSIFLYHGAMTGVSKSMDEAAIIDGANRFQLFWFIIFPLLKPISVTVGILNVIWIWNDYLLPSLVLSESNATIPLKMFYFFGQYTKQWHLALAGLTIAIIPVIIGYFFAQKQIIQGVSEGAVK, from the coding sequence ATGAAGAAAAACAATGAAAAGAGAAACTTAGTTTCGGTTGAAGTGCTTGGGATTATCCTCGGTCTGCTGTGGATCGCTCCCTTCTATTTAATGATCGTTAATGCCTTTAAAACAAAGCGGGATATCTTTACAGGCGTGCTTGGGCTTCCTAAAGAGTGGAGCATACAAAACTTTGTGGAAGCTTTTATCGATTTAGAGTTTCTGAAGTCGCTGTTTAATTCGGTTCTGATCACGGTGCTGAGTGTGGCGGTCATCATCATTTTCTCCGCTATGGCGGGATATGCCCTGCAGAGAAACAAAAGCAGACTCAGCGGTTTCATGTTCTTTGTTTTTGTAGCGGCGATGCTGATTCCTTTCCAGTCAGTGATGATTCCGCTGATTGCATTGTTCGGACAGGCCAATATGTTAAATGCAGGTGGATTAATCTTCATGTATTTAGGGTTTGGATGCAGTCTTTCCATTTTCTTATATCACGGGGCGATGACCGGAGTATCCAAGTCTATGGATGAAGCTGCGATTATTGATGGAGCGAATAGGTTCCAGCTTTTCTGGTTCATTATTTTCCCGCTGCTTAAACCGATCTCTGTAACGGTAGGGATATTGAACGTCATTTGGATTTGGAATGACTACCTGCTTCCCTCTCTCGTTTTAAGTGAGTCTAATGCGACTATTCCACTTAAGATGTTCTATTTCTTTGGACAGTACACGAAGCAGTGGCACTTAGCGCTTGCCGGTTTAACGATCGCGATTATACCAGTGATTATCGGATACTTTTTTGCCCAGAAACAAATCATTCAAGGTGTTTCTGAAGGTGCTGTGAAATAG